A genomic segment from Vagococcus zengguangii encodes:
- a CDS encoding Gfo/Idh/MocA family protein, translated as MKKRIGLIGVGNISQKAYMPIIQTLVDYEWVLYSRDEARLNDLRHRYQISEGYTSISELIASNLDACFVQSPTPTHYPIIKELLLAGISVFVDKPVSEEFSETQELFELANERGCLLFIGFNRRYAPKVNQLKQELLTDFHVTSFKHRINQPQPVKFALYDLFIHPLDTCLFLMNAEKVEVVSVDAHLIEEELHYISVQLTDGIHHATVAMNLVSGANREVLDVGTPSQTIVIENLEKETRYTSDGQQIQTFTDWDTTLYKRGFEPMIHDFLRSLENHILSSNQVATLATHRLVEEILAQLNA; from the coding sequence ATGAAAAAAAGAATCGGTCTAATTGGTGTGGGCAACATTTCTCAAAAAGCTTATATGCCGATTATTCAAACATTAGTAGATTATGAATGGGTCCTGTATTCCAGAGATGAAGCGAGGTTAAACGATTTAAGACATCGTTATCAAATAAGTGAAGGTTATACGTCAATTTCAGAACTTATTGCTAGTAATTTGGATGCGTGTTTTGTTCAAAGTCCGACACCTACGCACTATCCAATTATTAAAGAGTTATTATTAGCCGGGATTTCAGTTTTTGTTGATAAACCTGTTTCGGAAGAATTTAGCGAGACACAAGAGTTGTTTGAGCTAGCTAATGAACGAGGATGCTTGTTATTTATTGGCTTTAACCGTCGCTATGCACCAAAAGTGAATCAATTAAAGCAAGAGTTACTAACGGACTTTCATGTGACCAGTTTTAAACATCGCATCAATCAACCACAACCGGTAAAGTTCGCGTTGTATGATTTATTTATCCATCCATTAGATACGTGTCTATTCTTGATGAATGCCGAAAAAGTTGAAGTGGTCTCAGTTGATGCACATCTCATTGAGGAGGAACTTCATTACATTTCCGTCCAATTAACTGATGGCATACATCATGCGACAGTCGCTATGAATTTAGTATCGGGTGCTAATCGTGAAGTTCTCGATGTTGGGACACCAAGTCAAACGATTGTCATCGAGAACCTAGAAAAAGAAACACGATATACGAGTGACGGACAGCAAATACAAACGTTTACTGACTGGGATACAACTTTATACAAACGTGGCTTTGAACCGATGATTCATGACTTTTTAAGGTCATTAGAGAATCATATCTTATCAAGTAATCAAGTCGCTACATTAGCGACGCATCGTTTAGTCGAGGAGATTTTAGCACAACTTAATGCATAG
- a CDS encoding AI-2E family transporter: MSIYQRFIENIKLRRFVVLFSIILLLYLTKSFISYILFTFIFTYLFLSIKNLISKHVPLPPKLLISILYSLVVMLLYIGLTKYVPIIINQSVHLIETITDFYANDESIRRNNISAWIMNYLREHNIFEQLQKSTFFLLDYLTSVGHFTFKFVMSFVLSFFYCIEEDRMKSFSQKFLTSDLSWLFSDILFFSKKFIGTFGVVIEAQLFIAICNTTLMIIPMMILGYVQIPSLVVMIFLMSLIPVAGAIISTIPLSFIAYYQGGFDYVFYMILMIVFIHLFESYFLNPKFMSNRTHLPTFYTFVVLVISEQVFGIWGLIVGIPIFVFFLDIINVSRSS; encoded by the coding sequence ATGTCAATTTATCAAAGATTTATAGAAAATATTAAATTGAGGCGTTTTGTCGTGCTATTTAGTATTATTTTGTTACTATATCTTACAAAGTCGTTTATTAGTTATATTTTATTTACGTTTATTTTTACTTATTTGTTTTTATCTATCAAAAATTTGATTAGTAAACATGTTCCGCTTCCACCAAAACTCTTGATTTCGATTTTATATAGTTTAGTGGTGATGTTACTTTATATTGGACTGACTAAATATGTTCCTATCATTATTAATCAGTCGGTTCATTTGATAGAGACGATTACTGATTTTTACGCTAACGATGAAAGTATTAGACGCAATAATATTTCAGCTTGGATCATGAATTATTTAAGAGAACACAATATTTTTGAACAATTACAAAAAAGTACCTTTTTCCTTTTAGATTATTTAACAAGTGTCGGTCACTTTACGTTTAAATTCGTTATGTCTTTTGTGTTAAGTTTTTTCTATTGTATTGAAGAAGACCGAATGAAATCTTTTTCTCAAAAATTTTTAACAAGTGATCTGAGTTGGCTTTTTTCTGATATTTTATTTTTCTCGAAAAAATTTATTGGAACCTTTGGGGTTGTGATTGAAGCACAATTATTTATAGCGATATGTAATACGACGCTAATGATTATTCCGATGATGATTTTAGGATACGTACAAATTCCAAGTTTAGTCGTCATGATTTTTCTAATGAGTTTAATTCCTGTTGCGGGTGCTATTATTTCGACGATTCCATTGAGTTTTATAGCCTATTATCAAGGAGGCTTTGACTATGTATTTTATATGATTTTGATGATTGTTTTTATTCATCTATTTGAATCCTATTTCTTGAATCCTAAATTTATGTCGAACCGCACGCATTTACCAACGTTTTATACTTTTGTGGTGTTAGTTATCAGTGAGCAAGTTTTCGGGATTTGGGGCTTGATTGTCGGAATTCCAATTTTTGTCTTCTTCTTAGATATCATAAATGTTTCAAGAAGTAGCTAA
- a CDS encoding exonuclease SbcCD subunit D, with product MKFLHTADWHIGKKIKGYSLLEEQLEAYEQVLHIADKHQVEAVVIAGDLYDRSVPSVEAIELFNQMVQTINLEKRWPLLAISGNHDSAIRLEAGGPWYEATQFHLNTRLAQAFKPIVLGNTQFFLLPYFEPFEARQYFEDESLKTIQTAMERVVEEMTAQFDPNYQHVLVAHFFAAGSERSDSETAVTVGGLDNVSVSLLEEHFDYVALGHLHNRHALHNETVKYSGTLLKYSLSEVNQKKGVWIVTLEDGKVTLEFEPIKPLRDVEVIEGSFSELLSPEFYEKVNRDNYLGVRLTDREVIPNVMNQLTKVYPKIIQLDRVNGRDRQSISSMSQSDLQKQDPLTLFGDFFKEMTESPLSEFQQTVLTETIQLTNKEGE from the coding sequence ATGAAGTTTTTACATACAGCGGATTGGCATATTGGTAAAAAAATAAAAGGCTATTCATTATTAGAAGAACAATTAGAGGCATACGAGCAAGTGTTGCATATTGCTGACAAGCATCAAGTTGAGGCGGTAGTAATCGCCGGGGACTTATATGACCGCAGTGTGCCATCGGTTGAAGCGATTGAATTGTTTAATCAGATGGTACAAACAATTAATTTGGAAAAAAGATGGCCGCTACTAGCTATTTCAGGAAATCACGACAGTGCGATTCGTTTAGAAGCAGGTGGTCCGTGGTATGAAGCGACACAATTCCATCTAAATACGCGCTTGGCGCAAGCGTTCAAACCGATTGTTTTAGGTAATACGCAATTTTTCTTATTACCCTATTTTGAGCCATTTGAGGCGCGTCAATATTTTGAAGATGAGTCACTAAAAACAATTCAAACAGCAATGGAACGCGTTGTTGAGGAGATGACAGCACAATTTGATCCTAATTATCAGCACGTGTTAGTAGCGCACTTTTTTGCGGCAGGTAGTGAACGATCTGATTCAGAAACAGCTGTGACAGTGGGTGGTTTGGATAATGTGTCGGTTAGTCTGTTAGAAGAGCATTTTGATTATGTCGCTCTGGGTCACTTGCATAATCGCCATGCTTTACATAACGAAACAGTTAAATACAGCGGCACGTTATTAAAATATTCACTGTCAGAAGTCAACCAAAAAAAAGGGGTTTGGATTGTGACGTTGGAAGATGGGAAAGTGACGTTAGAGTTTGAACCGATTAAGCCATTACGTGATGTTGAGGTCATTGAAGGCTCCTTTAGTGAGTTATTGTCACCAGAGTTTTATGAAAAAGTAAATCGTGATAATTACTTGGGAGTGCGTCTGACTGACCGTGAAGTGATTCCGAATGTGATGAATCAGTTAACGAAAGTTTATCCTAAAATTATCCAACTTGACCGCGTTAATGGGCGCGATCGTCAAAGTATCAGTAGTATGAGCCAGTCAGATTTGCAAAAACAAGATCCGTTGACGTTGTTTGGAGATTTTTTTAAAGAAATGACCGAGAGTCCTTTAAGTGAGTTTCAACAAACCGTTTTAACTGAAACAATCCAGTTGACTAATAAGGAGGGCGAGTAG
- the opp3C gene encoding oligopeptide ABC transporter permease: MEIKADSINYKDIAALPASDFEMLGDVAVEEREMITAPSLTFFQDSWRRLKKNKAAVISIIVLGLIVLTSIVTMFVSPHDPTKQNVNYINLPPRIPGIDINGFNGKAMVAGELVDKYAQAKVPDNVNFFFGTDGLGRDVLSRLFMGTRISLLIALIAAMFDIIIGVTYGLISGLKGGRVDNLMQRFLEILSGIPNLVVMILMLVLLKPGITSIIAAMAITNWIPMARIVRAQTLKLKDQEYVLAAQTLGESKLKIAFKHILPNILSVIIVQMMFSIPTAIFFEAFLSFIGLGLTPPSASLGMMLSDGYKTFQYLPYLLWIPAVTLSVIMIGFNLLADGLRDAFDPKMKE; the protein is encoded by the coding sequence ATGGAAATTAAAGCAGATAGCATTAATTATAAAGATATTGCGGCACTGCCCGCGTCCGATTTTGAAATGTTGGGTGATGTTGCCGTTGAAGAAAGAGAAATGATTACCGCGCCGTCTTTAACGTTTTTCCAAGATTCATGGCGTCGTTTGAAAAAAAATAAAGCGGCAGTGATTTCGATTATTGTCTTAGGATTGATTGTATTAACGTCAATTGTGACCATGTTTGTTTCACCTCATGATCCAACGAAGCAAAATGTTAACTATATTAACTTACCTCCACGTATTCCGGGTATTGATATTAACGGGTTTAACGGAAAAGCGATGGTTGCAGGTGAGTTAGTTGATAAATACGCACAAGCTAAAGTACCGGATAATGTGAATTTTTTCTTCGGGACAGATGGTTTAGGACGTGACGTGTTATCACGCTTATTCATGGGAACACGTATCTCACTACTGATTGCCTTAATCGCGGCAATGTTTGATATTATTATCGGCGTGACGTATGGCTTAATTTCTGGGCTAAAAGGTGGTCGCGTGGATAACTTGATGCAACGTTTCTTAGAAATCTTATCAGGTATTCCTAACTTAGTTGTCATGATTTTGATGTTAGTGTTATTAAAACCGGGGATTACGTCAATTATCGCAGCAATGGCGATTACGAACTGGATTCCAATGGCGCGTATTGTTCGTGCTCAAACGTTGAAATTAAAAGATCAAGAGTATGTACTAGCAGCGCAAACGTTAGGTGAAAGCAAATTAAAAATTGCCTTTAAACATATTTTGCCGAATATTTTGAGTGTAATTATTGTACAAATGATGTTTAGTATTCCAACCGCAATTTTCTTCGAAGCATTCTTAAGTTTCATCGGTTTAGGGTTAACCCCACCAAGTGCGTCACTAGGAATGATGTTGAGCGATGGGTACAAAACGTTCCAATACTTACCATACTTGCTATGGATTCCAGCTGTGACGTTATCAGTTATTATGATTGGTTTTAACTTACTAGCTGACGGCTTACGTGATGCGTTTGATCCAAAAATGAAGGAGTGA
- a CDS encoding ABC transporter ATP-binding protein produces MTEKVLLDIKNLKQYFSVGRNVVKAIDDISFQIFEGETFGLVGESGSGKSTTGRSIIGLNIPTDGTIEFDGQDVTKIKSKQGKKDFRREVQMIFQDPYASLNPRMKVRDIIAEGIDVNKLAASEEERNMMVDDLLKTVGLNPSHGTRYPHEFSGGQRQRIGIARALAVQPKFIICDEPISALDVSIQAQVVNLLQDLQEEQKLTYLFIAHDLSMVKHISDRIGVMHHGKLLEVGTSDEIYNYGVHPYTESLLSAIPLPDPEYERSRKRLHYTPEPEDGKVREMHEIGEGHFIYCTEEEAILYRSKLEQKKRQTLAS; encoded by the coding sequence ATGACAGAAAAAGTTTTATTAGATATTAAAAATCTGAAACAGTATTTTTCAGTAGGCCGCAACGTCGTGAAAGCTATTGATGATATTAGTTTCCAAATTTTCGAAGGTGAGACCTTTGGGCTTGTAGGTGAGTCAGGAAGTGGTAAATCTACAACAGGACGCTCAATTATTGGGTTAAACATACCAACAGATGGCACAATTGAATTTGACGGTCAAGATGTGACGAAAATTAAAAGTAAACAAGGCAAAAAAGACTTTCGACGTGAGGTGCAGATGATTTTCCAAGATCCGTACGCGTCACTTAATCCACGTATGAAAGTCCGTGATATTATCGCCGAAGGAATTGATGTTAATAAATTGGCGGCTAGTGAAGAAGAACGTAACATGATGGTCGATGACTTATTAAAAACAGTTGGCTTGAATCCAAGTCACGGGACGCGTTATCCGCATGAGTTCTCAGGCGGTCAACGTCAACGTATCGGGATTGCACGTGCGTTAGCTGTACAACCTAAATTTATCATCTGTGATGAGCCAATTTCAGCACTAGATGTGTCGATTCAAGCGCAAGTCGTGAACTTGCTGCAAGATTTGCAGGAAGAGCAAAAACTAACGTACTTGTTTATCGCCCATGATTTATCGATGGTAAAACATATTAGCGATCGTATCGGGGTCATGCACCACGGTAAGTTGCTAGAAGTTGGCACAAGTGATGAAATCTATAATTACGGTGTTCATCCGTATACGGAAAGCTTATTATCAGCGATTCCGCTACCGGATCCAGAGTATGAACGTTCACGTAAACGTCTGCACTACACACCAGAGCCAGAAGATGGCAAAGTGCGTGAGATGCATGAAATTGGTGAAGGGCATTTTATCTACTGTACGGAAGAAGAAGCGATTCTTTACCGTTCTAAATTAGAACAAAAAAAGCGCCAAACATTAGCTAGTTAA
- a CDS encoding ABC transporter ATP-binding protein, which yields MKKILEVKDLQISFDTYAGKVQAIRNVSFDLNEGETLAIVGESGSGKSVTTRSIMKLLSSNANIENGQILFNGEDLVNKTEKEMQKIRGKEIAMIFQDPMTSLDPTMPIGKQVAESLLIHTELTKKEAMASALRLLEMVGIPNAEERLNHYPHQFSGGQRQRIVIAIALICNPQIIIADEPTTALDVTIQAQILELLKDIQLKIKSSIIFITHDLGVVANIADRVAVMYGGKIIEVGTSEEIFYNPQHPYTWGLLGSMPTLEGGEERLYAIPGSPPDLLNPPKGDAFYPRNDFALKIDKELQPPFFEVSPTHKAATWLLAPQAPKVTPPAEIQRRWDKFRNDQQAAKVAATEKEEPTVVDIATARQKMA from the coding sequence ATGAAAAAAATTCTTGAAGTAAAGGACTTACAAATTTCATTTGATACTTACGCCGGAAAGGTTCAAGCCATCCGCAATGTAAGTTTTGATTTAAATGAAGGTGAAACTCTGGCGATTGTAGGGGAGTCAGGGAGTGGTAAATCAGTTACAACCCGCAGTATTATGAAGTTGTTATCTAGTAATGCCAATATTGAGAACGGTCAAATTCTATTTAATGGCGAAGATTTAGTGAATAAAACAGAAAAAGAAATGCAAAAAATTCGTGGGAAAGAAATTGCGATGATTTTCCAAGATCCAATGACATCGCTTGATCCAACGATGCCGATTGGAAAACAAGTGGCAGAATCTTTGTTAATTCATACCGAGTTAACGAAAAAAGAAGCAATGGCCTCGGCTTTACGCTTACTTGAAATGGTTGGGATTCCCAATGCTGAAGAGCGTTTGAATCACTATCCACACCAGTTTTCAGGTGGTCAACGACAACGTATCGTCATTGCGATTGCTTTAATTTGTAATCCACAAATTATTATTGCAGATGAACCAACAACGGCCCTTGATGTAACCATTCAAGCGCAAATTTTAGAATTATTAAAAGACATTCAGTTAAAAATTAAGAGCTCGATTATTTTTATTACCCATGATTTAGGTGTGGTAGCCAATATCGCTGATCGCGTAGCCGTAATGTATGGGGGGAAAATTATCGAAGTGGGGACATCAGAAGAAATCTTCTATAACCCCCAACATCCTTACACTTGGGGGCTACTTGGTTCAATGCCAACGCTTGAAGGAGGCGAGGAACGTTTATATGCGATTCCTGGTTCACCACCGGATTTATTAAATCCACCAAAAGGCGACGCGTTTTATCCACGTAATGATTTTGCGTTAAAGATTGATAAAGAATTACAGCCGCCATTCTTTGAAGTGTCACCGACACATAAAGCAGCGACTTGGTTACTAGCGCCACAAGCGCCAAAAGTAACGCCACCAGCTGAAATTCAAAGACGTTGGGACAAATTTCGTAACGATCAACAAGCTGCCAAAGTAGCAGCAACCGAAAAAGAAGAGCCGACTGTGGTTGATATCGCAACAGCTCGACAAAAAATGGCTTAG
- the opp3b gene encoding oligopeptide ABC transporter permease gives MNSFIKYFLQRVFFGLITLWLIATVTFFLMKLLPGTPYTNAERLSPETIAMLNKQVGLDKPTIVQYGIYLKNLLQGDFGISFQFKNQPVAKLLAGRIGPSLQLGLQAIIVGTFVGTILGMIAAMRQNSWADTGSTLIAILGRSIPNFVFAVLLQYIFAVKLQVLPIAKWQGFAYTILPTIALAMSPLADSARFIRTEMVEVLHSDYVELARSKGLSRWQIALKHGLRNSLIPLLTLLGPLAVGLMTGSLVVENIFAIPGIGEQFVKSITTNDYPTIMAVTILYSGMLIFVILLVDLLYGIVDPRIRVTEGSAS, from the coding sequence GTGAATAGTTTTATTAAGTATTTTTTACAACGTGTCTTCTTCGGATTAATTACTTTATGGTTGATTGCAACCGTGACATTTTTCCTGATGAAATTGTTACCGGGAACACCTTATACCAATGCGGAGCGTTTATCACCGGAAACCATTGCCATGTTAAATAAACAGGTCGGTTTAGACAAACCAACTATCGTTCAATATGGTATTTATTTAAAGAATTTGTTGCAAGGTGATTTTGGGATTTCATTCCAATTTAAAAATCAACCGGTAGCTAAATTGTTAGCAGGCAGAATTGGGCCATCACTACAATTAGGATTACAAGCAATTATTGTCGGAACATTTGTTGGGACGATTTTAGGCATGATTGCTGCAATGAGACAAAACTCTTGGGCTGATACAGGTTCAACGTTGATAGCGATTTTAGGTCGTTCAATTCCTAACTTCGTATTTGCGGTGTTATTACAATATATCTTCGCTGTAAAATTACAAGTTTTACCCATTGCGAAATGGCAAGGATTTGCTTATACCATTTTACCGACGATTGCTTTAGCGATGTCACCATTGGCAGATTCGGCGCGTTTTATTAGAACGGAGATGGTGGAAGTTTTACATAGTGATTATGTAGAATTGGCACGATCTAAAGGCTTGAGCCGTTGGCAAATTGCATTAAAACATGGCTTGCGTAACAGCTTGATTCCATTATTAACGTTATTAGGACCATTAGCGGTTGGCTTGATGACCGGTTCATTAGTTGTTGAAAATATATTTGCGATTCCTGGTATCGGGGAGCAATTTGTTAAATCTATTACAACCAATGACTATCCAACGATTATGGCAGTAACGATTTTGTATTCAGGTATGTTGATTTTCGTCATTTTATTAGTTGATTTACTTTACGGTATTGTGGATCCACGTATTCGTGTGACAGAAGGGAGTGCTAGTTAA
- a CDS encoding GNAT family N-acetyltransferase — protein MEIKQVDQTFVLYDNHQEIGKLTFVPHNEQVIDANHTFIIPEYRGQDLGLRLVEALTDYARHEHLQVLPSCPYVAKVFSAEEHYHDIWYQGE, from the coding sequence ATGGAAATCAAACAAGTCGATCAAACCTTTGTTTTATATGATAATCACCAAGAAATTGGAAAATTAACTTTTGTCCCTCACAATGAACAAGTGATTGATGCTAATCATACATTCATCATCCCTGAGTACCGCGGTCAAGATTTAGGATTACGCTTAGTTGAGGCTCTAACAGATTATGCTCGCCATGAACACCTGCAAGTGTTGCCTTCATGTCCTTACGTTGCCAAAGTTTTTAGTGCCGAAGAACACTATCATGACATTTGGTATCAAGGAGAATAA
- a CDS encoding AAA family ATPase, whose product MKPVRLVMQNFGPYREQMIDFEQFAEAPLFLISGKTGSGKTTIFDGMCYALYGETTGGVRAAQDMRSNFADPTAPTRVEFVFEHQGTYYEVTREPKQILAKKKGEGTTEKPAKVTFSQLSQAGEPLNQLTKANEVNQAIDELLHLTASQFTQIILLPQGEFRRFLNASSDEKERVLRRLFSTNFYNQVAEKLKQTKKNETKRLAEDEQKIDWLFGQINFDEAFQARFDETEVVNERLALVDQQNQLFQQQADNLSVQVSVLESERKKIEQSLNQAEQLVAMFEQQGDLQASLTRLAEEEPEILGLQQQVQYWEWLEKHQASLRQLTKEEQFVVQSQTAKQMAEEDVATLAVDLKTAQVRLEELTSQADEMAKRQRQADELARLLPKIDELATLQTTVKQAEQELLTIEQTAQDLSEQQQTITTKIEEHQAQLAQETDLVKELASVQASLTALTQQVQMWQQLADDYQQYQVLQADITKQADKLASDAQQANEAKAFYQQKKSHAASLQIARLSLDLMPGEACPVCGSLDHPNPHQATEWSVEAITAAELAVEQAEATYLAQEKQLASGTELAQQLASQAEIKQAELITKWQTLQPDGQIERTLAELSQVTAQALADLSEQQIASQTQAEQLEQTLAGLAQVKMMQTKLQDELATVAEQQDEIISRQQPLSQQVTTLQGQMVQLAKEVPSDWQTVDYQARQAQLQAEYEAWQQAEQAAKQAQQTLKEQHLLAEEKLVHQTEQLLKATQRLAELSQELETALVASPFDKTIAEMRADEPLIAQLASTQALINQHEQTKQKQEVLLEQVTRQLADQTYPDMSLIKAQQQANQEALALKQNLVSVAQQAIQHNQTIYRQIAAQHQQLQTEWEQLAELTMLADVANGDGKYKLSFERYVLQIYFLETLKIANQKLQKLTNNRYSFELEDKFGTYGKNTGLELNVYDDNVGATRSVNTLSGGESFVAALSLSLALGEVMQAQAGGIRVDALFIDEGFGSLDEESLEMAIEALELVESKGRMIGIISHVKELKERIPQQLQVEAGAAGESRVHYQIQEG is encoded by the coding sequence ATGAAACCAGTTCGTTTAGTCATGCAAAATTTTGGCCCGTATCGTGAGCAGATGATTGATTTTGAACAGTTTGCTGAAGCGCCGTTATTTTTAATTAGTGGTAAGACGGGTTCGGGAAAAACGACGATTTTTGATGGTATGTGTTATGCCTTATACGGTGAAACAACAGGTGGTGTGCGTGCGGCGCAAGATATGCGCTCGAATTTTGCAGATCCAACCGCTCCAACGCGTGTCGAATTTGTGTTTGAACATCAAGGAACGTATTATGAAGTGACACGCGAACCCAAGCAGATTTTGGCGAAGAAAAAAGGTGAAGGCACGACCGAAAAACCAGCTAAAGTCACGTTTTCACAATTAAGTCAGGCGGGTGAGCCGTTAAATCAACTGACAAAAGCTAACGAGGTCAATCAAGCAATCGATGAGTTACTTCATTTGACTGCGAGTCAGTTTACGCAAATCATCTTGCTACCACAAGGGGAGTTTCGTCGTTTCTTAAATGCGAGCAGTGATGAGAAAGAACGCGTGCTGCGTCGTTTATTTAGCACGAATTTTTATAATCAAGTGGCTGAAAAACTCAAGCAAACAAAGAAAAATGAAACGAAACGACTGGCTGAAGATGAACAAAAAATTGACTGGTTATTTGGGCAAATTAATTTTGATGAAGCATTTCAAGCACGCTTTGATGAAACAGAAGTGGTCAACGAGCGCTTAGCACTGGTCGATCAGCAAAACCAGTTGTTCCAACAGCAAGCTGATAATCTGTCGGTGCAAGTCAGTGTGTTAGAAAGTGAGCGCAAAAAAATTGAACAAAGCTTGAATCAAGCCGAACAACTTGTAGCGATGTTTGAACAACAAGGCGATTTGCAGGCATCACTAACACGTTTAGCAGAAGAAGAGCCTGAAATTTTAGGTTTACAACAACAAGTCCAATATTGGGAATGGTTAGAAAAACATCAAGCTAGTTTGCGACAACTAACGAAAGAAGAACAATTTGTAGTGCAAAGTCAAACAGCTAAACAAATGGCAGAAGAGGATGTAGCTACTTTAGCGGTGGATTTAAAGACAGCTCAAGTACGTTTAGAAGAACTAACAAGCCAAGCCGATGAGATGGCAAAGCGCCAAAGACAAGCGGATGAGCTAGCCCGTTTATTACCTAAAATTGATGAATTGGCAACATTGCAAACGACTGTCAAACAAGCCGAGCAAGAACTATTAACCATTGAACAAACGGCGCAAGACTTGAGTGAGCAACAACAAACTATCACGACGAAAATCGAAGAACATCAAGCCCAACTAGCGCAAGAAACGGACTTAGTAAAAGAGTTAGCATCCGTTCAAGCGAGTTTAACAGCATTAACACAACAAGTCCAAATGTGGCAACAACTTGCGGATGATTATCAACAGTATCAAGTCTTACAAGCTGATATCACTAAGCAAGCAGACAAACTAGCGAGTGATGCTCAACAAGCAAACGAAGCGAAAGCTTTTTATCAACAAAAAAAATCACACGCAGCGAGTTTACAGATTGCTCGTTTGAGCTTAGATTTAATGCCGGGTGAAGCTTGTCCAGTTTGCGGAAGCCTAGATCACCCAAATCCTCATCAAGCGACGGAATGGTCAGTTGAAGCAATCACGGCAGCTGAATTAGCAGTTGAACAAGCTGAAGCAACTTATTTAGCGCAAGAAAAACAATTAGCGAGTGGTACAGAACTAGCACAACAATTAGCCAGTCAAGCGGAAATTAAGCAAGCTGAATTAATAACGAAATGGCAAACATTACAACCTGATGGACAAATAGAGCGGACATTAGCTGAGTTGTCACAAGTGACGGCGCAAGCGTTAGCGGACTTATCAGAACAACAAATAGCGTCTCAAACACAAGCGGAACAGCTTGAGCAGACCTTAGCCGGATTGGCGCAAGTCAAAATGATGCAAACTAAGTTACAAGATGAGTTGGCAACCGTGGCCGAACAACAAGATGAGATAATAAGTCGACAACAGCCACTTTCCCAACAAGTGACCACCCTGCAAGGTCAGATGGTCCAATTAGCTAAAGAAGTCCCTAGTGATTGGCAAACAGTCGACTACCAGGCGCGACAAGCCCAGTTACAAGCTGAATATGAGGCGTGGCAACAAGCTGAACAAGCAGCTAAACAGGCGCAACAAACCTTGAAAGAACAGCACTTATTAGCAGAAGAAAAATTAGTACATCAGACCGAGCAGCTACTGAAAGCAACGCAGCGATTAGCGGAATTAAGTCAAGAATTAGAGACAGCGCTAGTAGCTAGCCCGTTTGATAAAACTATTGCCGAGATGCGTGCAGATGAGCCGTTGATTGCCCAACTAGCATCAACGCAAGCGCTAATTAATCAGCATGAACAAACAAAACAAAAACAAGAAGTTTTACTGGAACAAGTCACGCGTCAATTAGCAGACCAAACCTATCCAGATATGTCGCTTATTAAAGCACAGCAGCAAGCGAATCAAGAAGCCTTAGCGCTTAAACAAAATCTAGTCAGTGTTGCCCAACAAGCGATTCAACATAATCAAACGATTTATCGCCAAATTGCGGCCCAACATCAACAGCTACAAACCGAATGGGAGCAATTGGCCGAATTGACGATGTTAGCTGATGTCGCTAACGGTGATGGGAAGTATAAATTAAGTTTTGAGCGTTACGTGTTGCAGATTTATTTCTTAGAAACGTTAAAAATCGCCAACCAAAAACTGCAAAAATTAACGAATAATCGTTATAGCTTTGAATTAGAAGACAAGTTTGGAACTTACGGGAAAAACACTGGCCTGGAGCTAAACGTCTATGATGATAATGTCGGAGCAACTCGTAGCGTCAATACATTATCAGGAGGCGAAAGTTTTGTGGCGGCGTTATCGTTGTCATTAGCATTGGGTGAAGTGATGCAAGCACAGGCAGGTGGTATTCGCGTGGATGCCTTATTTATTGATGAAGGTTTTGGCTCGCTTGATGAAGAGTCATTAGAGATGGCGATTGAAGCGTTGGAGCTAGTCGAAAGCAAAGGACGTATGATTGGTATTATTAGTCACGTGAAGGAACTTAAAGAACGCATTCCGCAGCAATTGCAAGTGGAAGCCGGAGCGGCCGGTGAAAGTCGCGTTCATTATCAAATACAGGAAGGATAG